One stretch of Glycine soja cultivar W05 chromosome 7, ASM419377v2, whole genome shotgun sequence DNA includes these proteins:
- the LOC114419786 gene encoding GPI mannosyltransferase 2 isoform X2, protein MVETLPHHTPPPPNHHQVLVLKSAICSRLLLVTLIILFRTLVSPYDTSASLNPPCLSTPNPNSTTHPSPLENGVVWDSVYFLRIAQCGYEYEQTFAFLPLLPLSLSLSSHTLFAFLSPFLNQRPLLALSAYVINNMAFVLAALYFYKLSLTVLKDPQIALRATVFFCFNPASIFYSSIYSESLYALLCFGGMYHFMSGGNNLAVLFFALSGCARSNGVLNAGYLCFQTMHRAYHAMFQEKRVTLALQIVIAGALRTACIFAPFVAFQAYGYYNMCVGRSPDEIRPWCKARIPLLYNYIQSHYWGVGFLRYFQLKQLPNFLLASPILSLALCSVVHYAKSRPQNFLSLGFLAPMEEKSCGVVFLLDELSRSKEARSVKKSSVRVEEHSNLRRRKNVSKGDAANVHLESEPAAIWPGYLSASVLPFVLHLGFMACTAFFIMHVQVSTRFLSASPPLYWFASYIMAYPGKYSRWGYVMWAYSIAYIFLGSLLFSNFYPFT, encoded by the exons ATGGTGGAAACATTACCACACCatactcctcctcctcctaacCATCACCAAGTCTTGGTTCTAAAATCTGCAATATGTTCGAGACTCCTCCTCGTAACCCTAATCATCCTCTTCCGAACCCTCGTTTCCCCCTACGACACATCCGCATCCTTAAACCCTCCATGCCTCTCCACCCCCAACCCCAACTCCACCACCCACCCTTCCCCCCTCGAAAACGGCGTCGTTTGGGACTCCGTCTACTTCCTCCGCATCGCCCAATGCGGCTACGAGTACGAACAAACCTTCGCCTTCTTACCCCtccttcctctctctctctccctctcttctCACACCCTCTTCGcctttctctctccctttctaAACCAAAGGCCCCTCCTCGCTCTCTCCGCTTACGTCATCAACAACATGGCTTTCGTTCTCGCCGCTCTCTACTTCTACAAGCTCTCCCTCACCGTCTTGAAGGACCCCCAAATAGCGCTTCGGGCCACCGTTTTCTTCTGCTTTAATCCTGCCTCTATATTTTATTCATCCAT ATACTCGGAGAGTTTGTACGCGCTTCTGTGTTTCGGAGGAATGTACCACTTCATGTCTGGTGGGAACAATTTGGCTGTTCTTTTCTTTGCGCTCTCCGGTTGTGCTAGGTCTAATGGGGTGCTGAATGCTGGCTATCTCTGCTTTCAGACTATGCATCGCGCTTATCATGCTATGTTTCAAGAAAAGCGTGTTACT TTGGCTTTGCAGATTGTTATTGCTGGAGCTTTACGTACTGCATGTATTTTTGCTCCATTTGTAGCTTTCCAGGCTTATGGCTACTACAATATGTGTGTTGGACGTTCTCCTGATGAAATAAGGCCATGGTGCAAGGCAAGAATACCATTACTTTACAATTACATCCAAAGTCATTATtg GGGTGTAGGTTTCTTGAGATATTTTCAGCTGAAACAGTTGCctaactttcttcttgcttcCCCAATACTGTCTCTGGCACTTTGCTCAGTTGTCCATTATGCTAAGTCAAGGCCTCAAAACTTTCTCTCACTGGGTTTTTTAGCTCCTATGGAAGAAAAGAGCTGTGGAGTTGTGTTTTTATTAGATGAACTCTCAAGGTCCAAAGAAGCCCGAAGTGTGAAGAAATCCTCTGTTAGGGTAGAAG AACATTCCAATCTTAGGAGAAGAAAGAATGTGAGCAAGGGAGATGCTGCTAATGTTCACCTAGAATCTGAGCCAGCAGCAATTTGGCCAGGATACTTGTCTGCTTCTGTTCTTCCATTTGTGTTACACTTGGGATTCATGGCATGCACTGCTTTCTTCATCATGCATGTACAG GTTTCAACTCGTTTCTTGTCTGCCAGCCCTCCACTTTATTGGTTTGCTTCATATATAATGGCATATCCTGGAAAATACTCTAGATGGGGATACGTGATGTGGGCATACTCTATAGCATATATTTTTCTTGGCAgtttgctgttttcaaacttcTATCCTTTTACTTAA
- the LOC114419786 gene encoding GPI mannosyltransferase 2 isoform X1, which yields MVETLPHHTPPPPNHHQVLVLKSAICSRLLLVTLIILFRTLVSPYDTSASLNPPCLSTPNPNSTTHPSPLENGVVWDSVYFLRIAQCGYEYEQTFAFLPLLPLSLSLSSHTLFAFLSPFLNQRPLLALSAYVINNMAFVLAALYFYKLSLTVLKDPQIALRATVFFCFNPASIFYSSIYSESLYALLCFGGMYHFMSGGNNLAVLFFALSGCARSNGVLNAGYLCFQTMHRAYHAMFQEKRVTLALQIVIAGALRTACIFAPFVAFQAYGYYNMCVGRSPDEIRPWCKARIPLLYNYIQSHYWGVGFLRYFQLKQLPNFLLASPILSLALCSVVHYAKSRPQNFLSLGFLAPMEEKSCGVVFLLDELSRSKEARSVKKSSVRVEAEHSNLRRRKNVSKGDAANVHLESEPAAIWPGYLSASVLPFVLHLGFMACTAFFIMHVQVSTRFLSASPPLYWFASYIMAYPGKYSRWGYVMWAYSIAYIFLGSLLFSNFYPFT from the exons ATGGTGGAAACATTACCACACCatactcctcctcctcctaacCATCACCAAGTCTTGGTTCTAAAATCTGCAATATGTTCGAGACTCCTCCTCGTAACCCTAATCATCCTCTTCCGAACCCTCGTTTCCCCCTACGACACATCCGCATCCTTAAACCCTCCATGCCTCTCCACCCCCAACCCCAACTCCACCACCCACCCTTCCCCCCTCGAAAACGGCGTCGTTTGGGACTCCGTCTACTTCCTCCGCATCGCCCAATGCGGCTACGAGTACGAACAAACCTTCGCCTTCTTACCCCtccttcctctctctctctccctctcttctCACACCCTCTTCGcctttctctctccctttctaAACCAAAGGCCCCTCCTCGCTCTCTCCGCTTACGTCATCAACAACATGGCTTTCGTTCTCGCCGCTCTCTACTTCTACAAGCTCTCCCTCACCGTCTTGAAGGACCCCCAAATAGCGCTTCGGGCCACCGTTTTCTTCTGCTTTAATCCTGCCTCTATATTTTATTCATCCAT ATACTCGGAGAGTTTGTACGCGCTTCTGTGTTTCGGAGGAATGTACCACTTCATGTCTGGTGGGAACAATTTGGCTGTTCTTTTCTTTGCGCTCTCCGGTTGTGCTAGGTCTAATGGGGTGCTGAATGCTGGCTATCTCTGCTTTCAGACTATGCATCGCGCTTATCATGCTATGTTTCAAGAAAAGCGTGTTACT TTGGCTTTGCAGATTGTTATTGCTGGAGCTTTACGTACTGCATGTATTTTTGCTCCATTTGTAGCTTTCCAGGCTTATGGCTACTACAATATGTGTGTTGGACGTTCTCCTGATGAAATAAGGCCATGGTGCAAGGCAAGAATACCATTACTTTACAATTACATCCAAAGTCATTATtg GGGTGTAGGTTTCTTGAGATATTTTCAGCTGAAACAGTTGCctaactttcttcttgcttcCCCAATACTGTCTCTGGCACTTTGCTCAGTTGTCCATTATGCTAAGTCAAGGCCTCAAAACTTTCTCTCACTGGGTTTTTTAGCTCCTATGGAAGAAAAGAGCTGTGGAGTTGTGTTTTTATTAGATGAACTCTCAAGGTCCAAAGAAGCCCGAAGTGTGAAGAAATCCTCTGTTAGGGTAGAAG CAGAACATTCCAATCTTAGGAGAAGAAAGAATGTGAGCAAGGGAGATGCTGCTAATGTTCACCTAGAATCTGAGCCAGCAGCAATTTGGCCAGGATACTTGTCTGCTTCTGTTCTTCCATTTGTGTTACACTTGGGATTCATGGCATGCACTGCTTTCTTCATCATGCATGTACAG GTTTCAACTCGTTTCTTGTCTGCCAGCCCTCCACTTTATTGGTTTGCTTCATATATAATGGCATATCCTGGAAAATACTCTAGATGGGGATACGTGATGTGGGCATACTCTATAGCATATATTTTTCTTGGCAgtttgctgttttcaaacttcTATCCTTTTACTTAA